The following coding sequences lie in one Thalassoglobus polymorphus genomic window:
- a CDS encoding serine hydrolase, which yields MPSILPMRNFVVPVLFSFLALNSAFVVAQPDEASNPLKDSLTSLVESFEGEAGVAVKHIPSGETVLINADEAMPTASLIKISVMIEAYRQVEAGKLDLAALITLKKEDKVPGSGVLTTHFSPGMQLSLRDAIRLMMAYSDNTATNLVIDQVGLKSVSDTMEELGFPETKIHSKVYRGSTTTIFPERSKKYGLGSTTARETMNILEKLSQSEFTNEKFNKEMLEHMRKCINRDRIPPFLPRRTVVAQKTGSISTARTVAGIIESPSGPIIVVVLTAKGNRDAWSTGKTTDMLMASISKRAFDYFNKDLIPDETAPQELREGATGWLVEALQRTLNDRMVPSPDLAVDGDFGPSTKSAVMDFQSSKDLQASGVADAAVWKALGPLITSDLVITNPDDFDMKLSKKSESDSLEGIPFVTCKAWIVGDPDSGKTIGSANPTRRLENASTTKLMTAYITIQQVRKDPALLDEIVTVTSRAANTPGSTAKVQTGEKLTVHDLLYGLLLPSGNDASVVLAEHLGNRFEAPEENAETEDPLVKFVAEMNRVAKKLGMENTQFRNPHGLSHKEHKTTVQDLFRLASAIADDGMLLPYVQTRKHIGRLEGASGYVRYELWTNSNRLLNIDGYLGMKTGTTRPAGACLVSFGERDNQKLITVVLGATSSDARYTDTRNLFRWAWNELAK from the coding sequence ATGCCGTCCATTCTCCCCATGCGGAATTTTGTCGTCCCGGTTCTGTTTTCGTTCTTGGCGCTGAACAGTGCTTTCGTGGTCGCTCAGCCAGATGAAGCGTCAAACCCTCTGAAAGATTCGTTAACCAGCTTGGTGGAATCGTTTGAAGGTGAGGCTGGAGTTGCTGTCAAACATATTCCAAGTGGTGAGACGGTTCTCATCAATGCCGATGAAGCCATGCCAACAGCGAGCTTGATTAAAATTTCAGTCATGATCGAAGCCTACAGGCAAGTTGAGGCAGGGAAGCTTGACCTCGCAGCGCTGATTACACTGAAAAAGGAAGACAAGGTTCCTGGCTCAGGAGTCTTGACGACTCACTTCAGCCCCGGAATGCAACTTTCTCTGCGAGATGCGATTCGGCTCATGATGGCCTATTCCGACAACACAGCCACAAATTTGGTCATTGATCAGGTCGGGCTCAAGTCCGTTTCAGACACGATGGAAGAGCTTGGCTTTCCCGAAACGAAAATCCATTCGAAGGTCTATCGCGGATCAACGACAACCATCTTCCCTGAACGTAGCAAGAAATATGGATTGGGAAGCACAACAGCTCGTGAAACGATGAACATTCTGGAGAAGCTCAGTCAGTCAGAGTTCACAAACGAGAAATTCAACAAGGAAATGTTGGAGCACATGCGGAAGTGCATTAACCGGGATCGCATCCCTCCTTTTCTTCCAAGGAGGACAGTCGTTGCGCAGAAGACCGGATCGATCAGCACCGCGAGAACGGTCGCTGGAATTATTGAATCGCCGAGCGGTCCGATTATTGTCGTCGTCCTCACCGCCAAAGGGAATCGTGACGCCTGGTCCACTGGAAAAACAACCGACATGTTGATGGCAAGCATCTCCAAGCGGGCCTTCGACTATTTCAATAAAGACTTGATTCCTGACGAAACAGCACCACAAGAACTTCGTGAAGGAGCAACGGGTTGGCTCGTTGAAGCACTCCAAAGAACGTTGAACGACCGGATGGTTCCTTCTCCGGATTTAGCAGTCGATGGCGATTTTGGTCCATCGACCAAGTCAGCCGTGATGGACTTTCAATCATCAAAAGATCTGCAAGCAAGCGGAGTCGCGGATGCCGCAGTTTGGAAAGCACTTGGACCGCTCATCACCAGCGATCTCGTCATCACAAATCCAGACGACTTCGATATGAAGCTGAGCAAGAAGTCAGAATCGGATTCGCTGGAGGGAATCCCATTTGTCACCTGCAAAGCCTGGATCGTAGGTGACCCCGATTCAGGAAAAACCATTGGCAGTGCGAATCCAACAAGGCGACTCGAAAACGCAAGCACCACCAAATTAATGACCGCTTACATCACGATTCAGCAAGTCCGGAAAGACCCGGCGCTTCTCGATGAAATCGTGACAGTCACCAGCCGCGCAGCCAACACTCCTGGTTCAACTGCCAAAGTACAGACCGGTGAGAAACTCACAGTTCATGATCTACTTTACGGGCTCTTATTGCCGTCTGGAAATGACGCTTCCGTTGTTCTTGCAGAACATTTAGGGAACCGTTTTGAGGCTCCGGAAGAGAATGCCGAGACTGAAGACCCACTTGTGAAATTTGTTGCCGAGATGAATCGCGTCGCGAAAAAACTGGGAATGGAAAATACTCAATTTCGCAATCCACATGGGCTCTCACACAAAGAGCATAAGACGACTGTTCAAGATTTGTTTCGCCTTGCATCCGCCATCGCTGATGATGGGATGCTTCTTCCGTATGTGCAAACACGAAAGCACATCGGACGACTCGAGGGAGCCAGTGGATACGTTCGTTATGAACTCTGGACGAATTCAAACCGGTTGCTCAACATTGACGGATACCTCGGAATGAAAACCGGAACCACTCGCCCAGCCGGAGCCTGCCTCGTTTCATTCGGCGAGCGAGACAATCAAAAGCTGATCACCGTCGTCCTCGGAGCCACCTCTTCGGATGCACGTTATACCGACACTCGGAACCTGTTCCGCTGGGCCTGGAATGAACTTGCGAAGTGA
- a CDS encoding DUF1579 domain-containing protein has translation MNKKPEDVFAVLVGSWRGTCKTWFEPDELADESAVEGKFELIYGGPFVRHTYIGEIEKNPRSGEETLVFNNASNKFESAWLDTFHMNYGIMRSEGEATEYGFSVFGIYHVDPKHPPWGWKTVYEIIDNDHVTITAYNVTPNGQEAKAVETVYERI, from the coding sequence ATGAACAAAAAACCAGAAGACGTTTTCGCTGTGCTGGTCGGCTCCTGGAGAGGGACTTGCAAGACTTGGTTTGAACCGGACGAGTTGGCGGATGAATCAGCGGTCGAAGGAAAATTTGAGCTTATTTACGGCGGTCCGTTCGTGCGCCATACATACATTGGAGAGATCGAAAAAAATCCGAGATCCGGCGAAGAGACTCTCGTCTTCAATAACGCTTCGAATAAATTTGAATCCGCTTGGTTAGACACTTTTCACATGAACTACGGAATCATGCGATCCGAGGGTGAAGCGACCGAATACGGATTTTCAGTCTTCGGAATTTACCACGTCGATCCGAAGCATCCACCTTGGGGATGGAAAACTGTATACGAGATCATCGATAACGATCATGTCACAATTACCGCATACAACGTCACTCCAAATGGTCAAGAAGCGAAAGCGGTCGAGACCGTTTACGAACGGATTTAA
- a CDS encoding NAD-dependent malic enzyme yields the protein MSHYSPAYSITIRLRYGDLPGGLGKITSAIGDAGGSIGAIDIVSSLDGAIIRDLTVQATDVEHGEKIVEKVRSLEGVEISNVSDRTFLMHLGGKIEVISRVPVKTRDDLSMAYTPGVARVCQAIAEDPDASFNLTIRRNTVAVVSDGTAVLGLGNIGPRAAMPVMEGKALLFKEFGGVDAFPICLETQDVEEIINTVKYLAPTFGGINLEDISSPRCVEIEDRLRKELEIPVFHDDQHGTAIVVLAALKNALKVVDKEISELNVLINGAGSAGVAIAKLLHSVGVNKMIVCDSKGAISKERTNDSNTLKAWIAQNTNPENQTGTLSEVISGIDLFVGVSVAGALKKEDVAKMSNDAIVFALANPDPEILPEDATENVKVMATGRSDYPNQINNVLCFPGLFRGLLDVRARDINAEIKIAAADAIAGVIADDEVHPDYVIPSVFDRRVATAVAEQVALVATETGVARKGKPAQ from the coding sequence ATGAGTCACTACAGCCCAGCATACAGTATCACGATTCGTCTTCGTTATGGCGACTTACCTGGCGGACTTGGGAAGATTACGTCTGCGATTGGAGATGCAGGAGGCTCGATCGGAGCGATCGATATCGTCAGTAGCCTCGACGGGGCCATCATCCGCGACCTCACAGTTCAGGCAACGGATGTCGAGCATGGTGAGAAAATTGTCGAGAAAGTTCGTTCACTCGAGGGAGTCGAAATTTCAAATGTTTCGGACCGAACATTTCTCATGCATCTGGGAGGGAAGATTGAAGTCATCTCGCGAGTTCCCGTCAAAACACGCGACGATCTTTCAATGGCCTACACGCCGGGAGTTGCCCGGGTTTGTCAGGCAATCGCTGAGGATCCCGATGCGTCGTTCAATCTGACAATTCGTCGAAACACCGTCGCAGTAGTTAGCGATGGGACCGCTGTCCTGGGGCTTGGAAACATTGGTCCCCGAGCCGCAATGCCGGTGATGGAAGGAAAGGCACTTCTCTTCAAGGAGTTCGGAGGCGTTGATGCGTTTCCGATTTGTCTGGAAACGCAAGACGTTGAAGAGATCATCAATACTGTCAAATATCTTGCTCCGACATTTGGTGGCATCAACCTTGAAGATATCTCTTCACCGCGATGTGTTGAAATCGAAGATCGACTCAGAAAAGAACTTGAAATTCCCGTATTTCATGACGATCAACACGGGACCGCTATCGTTGTATTGGCAGCATTAAAGAATGCACTGAAAGTGGTCGACAAAGAAATTTCAGAGCTGAATGTCCTGATCAACGGGGCCGGCTCGGCTGGGGTGGCGATTGCGAAATTACTTCACTCTGTCGGAGTGAACAAGATGATCGTTTGTGACAGTAAAGGAGCGATCTCCAAAGAACGCACGAACGATTCGAACACGCTGAAAGCCTGGATTGCTCAAAATACCAACCCGGAAAACCAGACCGGAACGTTGTCCGAAGTCATTTCCGGGATTGACCTGTTCGTCGGAGTCTCGGTTGCTGGTGCGTTGAAAAAGGAAGATGTCGCTAAGATGTCGAACGACGCGATTGTCTTCGCGCTCGCGAATCCTGATCCTGAAATTCTACCAGAAGATGCCACTGAGAACGTCAAGGTGATGGCAACGGGGCGTTCAGACTATCCCAACCAAATCAACAACGTTCTCTGCTTCCCCGGACTGTTCCGCGGTCTTCTGGATGTTCGAGCCAGAGACATCAACGCAGAAATCAAGATCGCAGCAGCCGACGCCATCGCAGGTGTGATTGCAGATGACGAAGTTCATCCAGACTATGTGATCCCGTCTGTATTTGATCGTCGCGTGGCGACAGCCGTCGCTGAGCAAGTTGCTCTCGTTGCGACCGAAACTGGCGTCGCACGCAAGGGAAAACCTGCACAATAG